A part of Capsicum annuum cultivar UCD-10X-F1 chromosome 6, UCD10Xv1.1, whole genome shotgun sequence genomic DNA contains:
- the LOC107873145 gene encoding 3-ketoacyl-CoA synthase 20, which translates to MAMEQNIASAQQSQSTFFSFKNIKLGFHFLISYAPYLIIIPALLTLGDLKNRIIPMPKSWPIIVIVFLATLYFRGRPGNVYLVDFACYKPDRADMMSKQELLNIMSSTFDNEAVHFQKKVLERSGYSDKTYLPGSIRILPAKLLTFDESRMGLEKVMFGAIDDLLVKTKVKACEIGIVIVNIGLYNPTPSLSAMIVNHYKLGVDVLTYNISGMGCSAGLISIDLANRLLQTQVSTYALVVSTESNDSGYYLGKDRSKLVSNCLFRMGAAAILLSNHFSDSNCSKYKLMHVVRTHKGADDKAFKSIYQEQDEDGNIGISLSKGLMVVAGETLKSNITTLGPLVLPVSEQILYFAYIIARKIFKMKNIKPYIPDFKLAFDHFFIHAGGRAVLDEIKTNLELTEWHMEPSRMTLYRFGNTSSSSVWYELAYSEAKGRIKKGDRAWQIGFGSGFKCNSVVWHALKTINPAMEKNPWTDEIQDFPVNVPEIMPLSV; encoded by the exons ATGgcaatggaacaaaatattgctTCTGCCCAGCAAAGCCAATCCACTTTCTTCtcttttaaaaacataaaacttgGATTCCATTTTCTAATCTCCTATGCACCTTACCTCATTATCATTCCAGCCCTTTTAACCTTGGGAGACTTGAAGAACCGTATTATTCCCATGCCGAAATCTTGGccaattattgttattgttttcttGGCCACACTCTACTTCAGGGGTCGTCCAGGAAATGTTTACTTGGTTGATTTTGCATGTTACAAGCCAGACCGGGCGGATATGATGAGCAAGCAAGAACTCTTAAACATCATGTCATCAACTTTCGACAATGAGGCTGTACATTTCCAAAAGAAAGTCTTGGAGAGAAGTGGTTATAGTGACAAGACGTATCTTCCAGGGAGCATCAGAATTCTCCCTGCAAAGTTGTTAACGTTTGATGAGTCCAGGATGGGATTAGAAAAAGTGATGTTTGGAGCCATAGACGATTTACTGGTGAAAACAAAAGTGAAGGCTTGTGAGATTGGGATAGTGATAGTGAACATTGGTCTGTATAATCCAACTCCCTCTCTATCTGCCATGATAGTGAACCATTACAAGCTTGGAGTGGATGTGCTTACTTATAACATTAGTGGCATGGGCTGCAGTGCTGGACTCATTTCTATAGACCTAGCAAACCGGCTTTTGCAG ACACAAGTCAGTACCTATGCGTTGGTAGTTAGCACAGAAAGCAATGATTCTGGCTACTATCTTGGAAAGGATAGATCAAAGCTTGTATCAAACTGTCTTTTCCGTATGGGTGCCGCTGCTATTCTCCTATCCAACCATTTCTCAGACTCCAACTGTTCCAAATATAAACTTATGCACGTTGTGCGTACTCATAAAGGAGCCGATGACAAAGCTTTCAAAAGTATATaccaagaacaagatgaagatggaAATATTGGCATATCACTTTCAAAAGGCCTAATGGTCGTAGCTGGAGAAACACTCAAATCCAATATAACGACTCTGGGACCATTGGTCCTTCCTGTGTCCGAGCAAATTCTATATTTTGCGTACATAATCGCTagaaaaatctttaaaatgaAGAATATCAAACCATATATCCCGGACTTCAAGCTGGCGTTTGATCATTTCTTCATTCATGCCGGAGGAAGAGCAGTGTTGGATGAGATTAAGACGAATCTTGAGCTGACAGAATGGCATATGGAGCCCTCAAGAATGACTCTTTACAGGTTTGGAAACACATCGAGTAGCTCGGTGTGGTACGAATTGGCCTATTCTGAGGCCAAAGGAAGGATAAAGAAAGGTGACAGAGCATGGCAAATAGGTTTTGGATCAGGTTTCAAGTGCAACAGTGTTGTTTGGCATGCCCTGAAGACTATTAATCCTGCTATGGAGAAAAATCCCTGGACTGATGAGATTCAGGACTTCCCCGTTAATGTCCCCGAAATCATGCCTCTTTCTGTTTGA